In Thermococcus stetteri, the following proteins share a genomic window:
- a CDS encoding type II toxin-antitoxin system VapC family toxin produces the protein MRDLLIDSSVLIEYFKGNELAVSLIEQFEESDDVLYINEVVFSEVVYILLGYFLGTSPRTIKGHPERLPKELSTVFKVLEDFGFVPTTQNSLFKARELIEKYALLPNDALILATCIEHGFSLATMDDDFKVPAEKEKVEIVGV, from the coding sequence ATGAGGGACTTATTGATTGACAGCTCCGTCCTGATTGAGTACTTCAAGGGAAATGAGCTGGCTGTGAGTCTTATTGAACAGTTTGAAGAGAGTGATGATGTCCTCTATATCAACGAGGTTGTATTCAGTGAGGTCGTTTACATTCTTTTGGGATACTTTCTGGGGACATCGCCTCGGACGATAAAGGGACACCCAGAGAGACTTCCCAAAGAGCTGTCAACTGTTTTCAAGGTACTGGAAGACTTCGGTTTTGTGCCAACGACGCAGAATTCGCTCTTTAAGGCCCGCGAACTGATAGAAAAGTACGCGCTCCTTCCCAACGACGCCCTGATTCTTGCCACCTGCATCGAGCACGGCTTTTCCTTAGCTACTATGGACGACGACTTCAAAGTTCCGGCTGAGAAGGAAAAGGTTGAAATCGTAGGTGTCTAA
- a CDS encoding hydrogenase maturation protease: MRTLILALGNELMKDDGAGLKTGRILAEKGYNVLEVGTDIFRLASHYSGEDRIIIVDAILSDRLKPGEVVYFKGEEVFEKLKAEIRSAHFMGAIDGLKLLMALDEKLKRAEIHFIGIVAKEIDLGMELSDEVKAGVQKAVELAEKLAK, translated from the coding sequence ATGAGAACACTGATCCTCGCCCTTGGCAACGAGCTGATGAAAGACGACGGAGCCGGGCTGAAAACCGGCAGGATTCTCGCGGAGAAGGGCTACAACGTCCTCGAAGTTGGGACGGACATCTTCCGCCTCGCCAGCCACTACAGCGGGGAGGATAGGATAATAATCGTGGACGCCATCCTGAGCGATAGGCTGAAGCCAGGCGAGGTTGTCTACTTCAAGGGGGAGGAGGTCTTTGAGAAGCTGAAGGCCGAAATCAGGAGCGCCCACTTCATGGGGGCGATAGACGGTTTGAAGCTCCTCATGGCGCTCGACGAGAAGCTGAAAAGGGCGGAGATTCACTTTATCGGGATTGTCGCGAAGGAGATAGACCTGGGCATGGAGCTGAGCGACGAGGTAAAAGCTGGGGTCCAAAAAGCGGTTGAGCTCGCAGAAAAACTGGCGAAGTGA